AGCTAAGTAAGTTTAATTCAAATGCCTGCTGCCAATCTTCATCTTTGAATTGCATAAAAGAACCTGCAGGAGGTCCTCCAGCGTTATTGATTAGTACATCAACACCCCCTAGTTTATCAGAGGCCGCTTCAAACAATTCCTCTATTGCTTTTGCACTAGTTAGATCACATACATGTGTGTGTGGAGCTGATCCATCTCCGCCTACTTCTTGCTTTATTTCCTGTGCGGCTGAGAATAAATTTTCGGGATCTCGACTAGAGATGAGCACTTCCGCTCCCTCTTTTACAAATTCCGTTGCTATCGCCTTCCCTAATCCTTTACTAGCTGCTAACAAAATAACCCGCTTCCCTTGTAGTCCTAAATCCATCTAAAACCCTCCAATTGTAAAACCTAGTTTCATTGTACTGAAAACCACCTAGCAGAATCCAGTGGGACGAGGAACCTGTCCCTTCGTCCCAAAGCAAAAAAAGAGCCTTACGCATGATGCGTAAGGCCGTCTATTTTGTATAAGGGGAAAATCACTCAAAACTCAACTGCTTGTGTTCTTACAATAAACTAAAAACGTAAGGATGTACGCTAAAATAGAGGATGTCCTTCAAAAGGACAAGGTACGACGTGTCTAGGCAAGGTCTTATGTCAGAATAGAATGGTGAGGGAACTAATCATGCTAGTCTATCCCTAAAAATGGTCGTAAAAAGGAATAGATTCATGTAGGTTCGAGTAGTGCAGCTACTACTGGTCACCTCCTCCTGCATAAAAAATAACCCTGCCTTCGACTACCGAAAGTGGGTTAGATCATAAAATGCACCCGCAATCTTTCGGTAACTGGCTGGCGTAGATTCATGCGTGGCAACATGATCCGTAGCCCCTATAGCTTTGCGTCACTGATTTTCATCAGGTTTGCCTTTATCGAGATTCAACAGATGTGCTATGAACTTGACGTTGAATCTGATTATCTATATTATACATCGATAATTGTCTAGTTGGGTATCATTCATAGTTCTTATTTTTTGTATAGAAATATTTTCCTATTTTATATATTTCCAGAAATTTTATAGGTATATATAACTAAAAATGCTTTTTTATAGGCAATTCAGCTGAACACCTACTTTGCCAACATAACCTCTATTATTCTCTTCTGACCCCAAGGGGCGATAGCAATTTCAACCATCATATCACCCTGATGATTTTCATAAGTCTCACCACTATTATCTTCAACATAATATCGACCGATTCCATAGTCTATCTGAAAACCATCGTTTGCTTCAAATTCGTAACGTCCGGTCATTATCACTTCGTTCTCTTTTGCATTTTGTTTTTGTAGTGATGCTCTTTGTACCTCAAATATTCCATTGTCATTTGGAACTAAATAAACATAAACCTTATCCCCTCGTTCCAACTCTCCTTCACTCAATTGACCCTTTGGAATTGTATTTACTTCATAGTTTAATATGACATAGTCGCCATAAAACACATCACTTGGATCAACAGGTGCTGTTTGAAGTGTTACAGTTTCACCGAAATCTTCCATTACATAATAGGAAACTGCCATTGCTACTAAGTAAAACGCTTGTGCGGCCACGACCACGATAAATAACCATTTCTTCATAACCGATCACCTCTTTCCTCTGCACGACAGAAAGCTCTTCGTCTCCGTTCAAGCAAGTAACCAAGCGTAAATAGCAGCACTCCTCCAATAAAGAAGAACAACGATTTATCAAGAAAGTCCCATGCTAATTGGAAATAAGCTACAAGGGTACTCACTAAAAACGCAATTGTTCCAATGTTGATCATCTCAGCGTCCCCATCTTTATATCCTGTTAGTAACCTACCTAGTGAAAAAATATATAACATAATTAATACCAGAGCACTCTTTAAATCTGGCAATAAAAAGACAGGCACAAATAGGGCTAAATCTACCAATTCTACTGAAGAATGGGTGGTGATTTTACGATAAATAACCCATCCACCAATTACAATTAATACCAGAAGAAAGCTAACCTCTAGCTGAATATCTTGTAACACCCATCCGGATTGTAGGGTGAAAACTTGTATGATCCCAATAAGAAACGCTAAAGCTAAGGCAATACGCTTAAAAGCTTGCACAGGAAAGTCCTTCGATACAATTTCTGAAAGGCTGTATAACAATAACAAGAATGCAAATAGCCAGTAATACGATAAATCTGAAGTTAGCACGAGCACAAGGCTTTGCAAAAAAAATCCTATTCCATAAAGGGTGGAAATCCATTCCCGTTGATGTTTATAGGTAAAATAGCCTAATCCAATAAGAAAAAGCAATCCTAGACCGAGATGAAAATCGTGATACGTAAATCCTCCATAGATTTGACCAACCGTAATAATACCAAATGCCAATACTAGCATGACGGCTTCCTGACTTAAGATAAAGACCGCAATGACTGCAAGAGACCATATAAAGAACGCCGTGGCACTATAGGCCATATAATGATACATCTGACCGGTAAGAATAATTCCAGCTCCAAACGTAAGAACACCTACAACTAAAAACGTTGCTCCAATCCCTCTTGAGTGCTTTCGGTAAATGCGTTCTCCTACACCGTAAAATCCAATCATAGCCACCAAAATAATAACCATTTTTATAGCATTTGTAAGATCGGACCAATTCGAAGCTATGAAGGTTAGAAAACCCAATCCAACAAATAATCCTCCAAAGGCCATTAACAAGAAACGATGATCATGCTTAGGGTATCTGGATAAAATAGCTGTATATTGTTCAGAAGAAATAATTCCTTCTTTTACCCATTTCTTCGCTTCTTTTTGAATCTGATCATGTTTCATTGGATACTTCCTCCTTTATATTCGGAGTGCGGCGTAATGGTTGCTTTTTCATATACGTAATGGTTCTCCACAACCATTCAAATGGACCAAATCGAAAGAACTTTAACCATAATTTACTGGCGATAACCTGCAAGAAATAAACCCCTATTACAATCACGACACTCATAATCGGTGGCACTGAACCATATAACCCTAAACCGACAGAATAGAATAGAAAGAAACAGATGACGGACTGTAGTAGGTAATTGCTTAATGATAAACGTCCTACAAACGTGAAAGGAGCAAATAGCTTCCCTCCAATTCCATGTTGGTACATAAGTGCGACGGATGTAATGTAAAAGACGGCACTCGCTGAACCTCCAATACTATCTTGGACACTATATTGGATCCACTCTGGATTGCCAAACAAATATGGCCCCATTTTAAAAACGATAAAAAAAACCAAGGTAATACCCCACCATTTTTGCAAGGTTGGCTTATGTTCTGTAGTGTCGTGTAGCAATCTTTTTTCACAAAAATACATACCTAGTAAAAACATCGGCAATAAACTCAACGTGAGAAAAACCCATTGAAATCCTAAGCTATTCGAATAAAGCCAATCATGTTGTATTTGCCCGAAAACCTCCATCCAAGTACCAGAGCTGTACGCCTCTTGAGCTTGTTGAATGTTCTGTCGGTCTATACCAGACAACATATTTCGAACAGGATAATAGAGAGCAACTGAGGTAATCGCATAGAAGAATAAAAGTCCAAATGACCAACTAACCATAGTCTTTGTCTCTCGTCCAAAAAACAAAAATAGCAATAACCCAATCATCCCATACGTAAATAAAATATCCCCGTGCCAAATAAAGAGGCCATGAATGAGTCCAAAACCAATTAGAACAACTAACCTCCTGGCAAGAATGAGCTGGTACCGATCTCCGAACCCTTTATCCAAGAGACGTTGCTTCATCATATACATGCCGAATCCAAACAAGAAGGAAAATAGCGTATAAAAACTTGCTTGGAAAAATATATCAATGAATGCTTGAACGATGTGACTCATTTGACTGTCCCAAAAGACGCTTTCCCCACCATACATAAAATAAGGCGCATTAAATGCTGGCACATTCACCATAAAAATCCCAAATATCGCCAATCCCCTGGCAGCATCAATCCATGGCAAACGCTCGGAAGCGTGAAGTGGTTTTCCGTGATTCATTTCTCTTCTCCCCTTTTTTGACATATAACTTAGTGTAATTTTACCCTTTTCGTTACAATAAGGTCAACGTAATTTGAAAAATATTCCCTAACTATCACCATTTTTCAACCCTTTCATAGACTAATAACGAAGGAGGTATGCCTATGCCCGCTCAGGTCGGAGCCGTAAAAGTTGTCAGCATATCAAGCTCCAGTATATTTAATATTGGTGATGTGTACGCCATGGCACCAGAAAGTTCCGCAAAGACCTTTGCAGGAGGTGGATCCTTTAACACTGGTGATGGCATATCTATTAACTTATCTAATTCAACTACCTATGTGAATGACGAAGATACCATTGATCAATCTACAATTAATTCTGATGATATATAAAGGAGGTCCTTTATGAACTATACGATTTACCAAAACATTTCGATTCATTTTTTAAAGGTCGGTTCCATTAGTAATTCTTCTGTTTTGCAGATAGGAAGCGCAGGTGTTATTCAATCACAATCGAGTTTATACAACACAGGTGGGTATGAAAAGCCTGCTGAAGAGGCAGAAGCTGTTGAATCACCACCTCAAGCACCTTTTGTACCATTATAGGTCTCTGTTTCACACTTTATATCTCCTCTTCATACACTAAAATAGGTCAATGCCTAGAAAGGAGAGGTCTCGATGGGCTATTACGATTCCTGGAACCAGTACGTAGAGAAGCTTAATCGAATGGTTGAAAAGCAAAATGAGAAGATGAAAATGCTTGAAAAACGGATCGACAAATTAGAAACAGACATGGAATCCAAAAAGCAGAAACCATCGACCAATATTGAAAAAATAGAGTACAAATTCGATCAACTTAAAATTGAAACACTAGAAGGCACACTGAATATTGGCTTCACTCCTGGAAGTGGTATGGGGGTGGAGGACCTTTCGATTCCACAAGAACCGTTTCCACCAAAACTGAATACGGGTCAAGCGATTAAAGAAAATATTGTAAATGAACTAGGAAACTATCTGACGAAGGAAGGCCCATCCCAACTTCAATCTATCGCTAGAGAATATGGTCAAGATCTCGATCAAACATATCAGCAGTTTATTTTACAAGACGTCCAAAAACAGCTCGGAGATCGAGTGTCTTATTACATGGATCAGTCAACCTCTTCGAATGGTGTGGTTGAAGATGAACAAAAAGTCCAGATTGTTGACCAAATCAAGCAAGAAATTAACCAATCCCTTCATCACTTCTTGCAAAAGCAGGCGAATAAAGGAGATGGAAACTCATGAATTTCGAAGTACACAATTGCGGGTTGAACGTTGGCAACGTGCGTATTACCGCCGTGTCTTCATCATCCGTTTTTTTAATAGGTGATAACGAACATTTTGCACTAACGTCCGTTTTTGATACACCTCCAGAGTCACTTATTGTTACACCTTTTGTGCCACTAGCGCGTGACAAACAGATAGGAACATCGTAATATGGATAAACGAACTTCTAGAGTCCAACAAGTAAAAGTCATTTCGTTACTCAATAGTTCGATTTTTGAAATCGGAGACGCCACAGAAGCCAATTTAGCTGCCCGCGTACTAGCTGTACAGAAAGAGGGAGCGACATTTACAGATAAAGATTTTCCCTATAGTGATTTTCCTATTTTCAAAGTAAAACTACCTAGATTTGATGAAAGACTTGTAATCAATCAGACACACACTCCATGCTGCCCCTATATTGATGTGAACAGTGTTGATATCCTCGGTATCGCCTCTTCTAGTCTATTTCAAATTGGCAACATAGATACAATTGAGGGCGAAGCAAGAATTAAACACTTTCGTATTCTGCAGGAAGAGAACCATACAGATATGGAACGATGAACATAACCACGCATAGGCTAGAAAGGAGACACTTCCGAATAGGTAGGTGAAATGGATGCCATCCATTGTAGGTCCAATTAAAATTAACAGCGTCGGCGGTGGTGTCATCAACTTTGGAGATTCCTTCTATATTTCTCCTAAAACATCATCCAAGTCGGTATATGGATCAGGTAGCGGAAACACAGGTGACTTTATAAACACAAACAACGGATTTAGTACCTCCAACCCAATAGATCCAGACGCAATCGACCAACCAACCGTAGCGACGTAAGATTTAATTAAAATCCCGTAGTGTACGGGATTTTTTTTGCTAAATTATAGAAGAGTTCATTATACCGATAATAGGTATCGCATATTGGTAGGCGATATGGATAGATTGAATAGCGATATGTCCTGTGCGCCGCCTTTTATTCGCGGTTCCACCTCGGATATGTTCGGTTTTTCCCCTTTCATACGTATATCGCATGCCGATACACTCGCCCCTCTTCATGCGTATATCGCACACCGATATGCTCGTATCGCCCTTTATATGCTCATCTCATAAAACTCTGATACACCCGTATTGCCTCGCAACATGAGACCCTAATCCACACAATAAAAGCACCATTTCAACTGAAATGATGCTCCCTTGGATTATCGATTCTTTTCGGTTCGATTTCTTTATTGTAATTTTTTTGCCGGGTGCCTGCTTTCGAACCCACTTCAAATATTCTTCCATACTGGGGTGTTCTTGTAGACGTAAAAGTGTGTGATAGAATCCAGCTAGCTCCTCAATGGTGAAAATCGCATGGATATATTTATGGCATGGGATACAAAGTCGGGCAACGGGCCCATCCATCAGTACCTCCATATTGTTTGGGAATCAAATGGTGTTCTGTCGTATCCACAGGAGTTCTACCACATAATTCACACGTTCTCGTCCATCACACACCTCATTCTACTTTAGTCAGTAGTGGTCCGTTAAAGAAATACAAGTATTTATCGGTAACTGGCTTTTTCCAAATACGTTCCAATGCTTCCGCATAAAGAGAGATTTGGGTTCTGTACCGATCTTGTAGTTTCTCGATAAGTTTATCATTAATGTGCTGGTTAATTTGATCAGTTTTGTAGTCGATAATCATCCAACCGGCCTCCGTCGGAATCATACAATCAATCACACCTTGAATGAACACTTTTTCGTTCGTTTCTTCTATCCAATCTGCGTACACTTCATGTGCTGGAAGTGCTAGCGTGAATGGCACTTCACGATGAATCTCGTCTGCTTCGATTAATCTTGAACCGAGTTCGCTTTGATATAAAGCTTCAATTGCATGGTAATCAATAGCATCCCCTTCATCTCGTGTTAGTAATTCCATCTCTACATATTTCTCCACATAGTCCTCGATTTCAGGAACAGTAAGAACTCGTTCAAACGGAATATGTTGCAACACGGTATGCATGGCACTACCTTTCTCTGCTGCTGATAACTCTTGGTTTTTCTGCATAAATCGTGGACGTTGGACGATTGGTTTCTTGGCTGAGGCTTTTATTAACGTATCCGCACTATATTCATCCTTGGCTTCGCGTTGACGCTTTAATTCTGTTACGGACTGCTTGGCCCGGTGGTGGATTGCTTTTTGATGCGGGTACTGAAAATTCAACCTGCGCTCTACTTCATCATTTAATTGTGATTCATCGTTGAATGGCTTCCATTCCTTCACAGCTCTTTCAAGTGCCTCATGGTTCTGCTCCTCGACTGTTGCAGGGTTCACGAACTCATTCGCATGATGAAGGGAGATTCGCCAATGGGATTCATCGTTGAAAATATCCTCAGGAATACGGTTAATGGACGCTTCACCGCGAAGCACTTCATTTTGCTCATGTCGAATTAACGCTGGTGCCACCCAATCCAGATACGATTTCGTTTCAAGTCTGTATTGAGACGGAAGTACCCAAGTTGGATGATCAATCCATTCTTGCCATTTTTGCATTTTCTTGTCTAACGAAGATACATTACCGACCATTACGAGCTTTTCTTTCGCTCGTGTTAAGGCAACGTAGAGCACACGCATCTCTTCAGCTAGTAACTCTCGTTGTTTTTCTTTTTTTAGTGC
This genomic stretch from Pontibacillus yanchengensis harbors:
- a CDS encoding spore germination protein, with amino-acid sequence MPAQVGAVKVVSISSSSIFNIGDVYAMAPESSAKTFAGGGSFNTGDGISINLSNSTTYVNDEDTIDQSTINSDDI
- the gerPC gene encoding spore germination protein GerPC, which codes for MGYYDSWNQYVEKLNRMVEKQNEKMKMLEKRIDKLETDMESKKQKPSTNIEKIEYKFDQLKIETLEGTLNIGFTPGSGMGVEDLSIPQEPFPPKLNTGQAIKENIVNELGNYLTKEGPSQLQSIAREYGQDLDQTYQQFILQDVQKQLGDRVSYYMDQSTSSNGVVEDEQKVQIVDQIKQEINQSLHHFLQKQANKGDGNS
- a CDS encoding spore germination protein GerPE; protein product: MDKRTSRVQQVKVISLLNSSIFEIGDATEANLAARVLAVQKEGATFTDKDFPYSDFPIFKVKLPRFDERLVINQTHTPCCPYIDVNSVDILGIASSSLFQIGNIDTIEGEARIKHFRILQEENHTDMER
- a CDS encoding DUF2157 domain-containing protein; translation: MKHDQIQKEAKKWVKEGIISSEQYTAILSRYPKHDHRFLLMAFGGLFVGLGFLTFIASNWSDLTNAIKMVIILVAMIGFYGVGERIYRKHSRGIGATFLVVGVLTFGAGIILTGQMYHYMAYSATAFFIWSLAVIAVFILSQEAVMLVLAFGIITVGQIYGGFTYHDFHLGLGLLFLIGLGYFTYKHQREWISTLYGIGFFLQSLVLVLTSDLSYYWLFAFLLLLYSLSEIVSKDFPVQAFKRIALALAFLIGIIQVFTLQSGWVLQDIQLEVSFLLVLIVIGGWVIYRKITTHSSVELVDLALFVPVFLLPDLKSALVLIMLYIFSLGRLLTGYKDGDAEMINIGTIAFLVSTLVAYFQLAWDFLDKSLFFFIGGVLLFTLGYLLERRRRAFCRAEERGDRL
- a CDS encoding DUF418 domain-containing protein, with the translated sequence MNHGKPLHASERLPWIDAARGLAIFGIFMVNVPAFNAPYFMYGGESVFWDSQMSHIVQAFIDIFFQASFYTLFSFLFGFGMYMMKQRLLDKGFGDRYQLILARRLVVLIGFGLIHGLFIWHGDILFTYGMIGLLLFLFFGRETKTMVSWSFGLLFFYAITSVALYYPVRNMLSGIDRQNIQQAQEAYSSGTWMEVFGQIQHDWLYSNSLGFQWVFLTLSLLPMFLLGMYFCEKRLLHDTTEHKPTLQKWWGITLVFFIVFKMGPYLFGNPEWIQYSVQDSIGGSASAVFYITSVALMYQHGIGGKLFAPFTFVGRLSLSNYLLQSVICFFLFYSVGLGLYGSVPPIMSVVIVIGVYFLQVIASKLWLKFFRFGPFEWLWRTITYMKKQPLRRTPNIKEEVSNET
- a CDS encoding spore gernimation protein GerPD, translating into MNFEVHNCGLNVGNVRITAVSSSSVFLIGDNEHFALTSVFDTPPESLIVTPFVPLARDKQIGTS
- a CDS encoding GDYXXLXY domain-containing protein, yielding MKKWLFIVVVAAQAFYLVAMAVSYYVMEDFGETVTLQTAPVDPSDVFYGDYVILNYEVNTIPKGQLSEGELERGDKVYVYLVPNDNGIFEVQRASLQKQNAKENEVIMTGRYEFEANDGFQIDYGIGRYYVEDNSGETYENHQGDMMVEIAIAPWGQKRIIEVMLAK
- a CDS encoding spore germination protein, translated to MPSIVGPIKINSVGGGVINFGDSFYISPKTSSKSVYGSGSGNTGDFINTNNGFSTSNPIDPDAIDQPTVAT
- a CDS encoding spore germination protein GerPB; the encoded protein is MNYTIYQNISIHFLKVGSISNSSVLQIGSAGVIQSQSSLYNTGGYEKPAEEAEAVESPPQAPFVPL